In the Orcinus orca chromosome 19, mOrcOrc1.1, whole genome shotgun sequence genome, TATCTCTGCACGATGCGGTTTAAGAGTCACGTTCTTGCCTTGAGAAGGTTCTGATCATGCATACAaagaaaggtaaaagaaagatTTCAAGGCAGTACCGAAAGGCAAATGCAACTTAGCACAAGATTGGATATCTAAATGCggagaaaattcaaaagaggaaaaattgtTACGGAGAAAGGATAGTAGAGGGGAAACTTAGGATTCGTAAACTAAGATAAGTGAGAAATTTCGGTGGAAGTGAATAAAATAGCCAAGAAATTAGGATCATGTGTTGTGCAGtaatcatttagcaaatatttatttagccctCACTGTGTTCTATCCACTGTGGTAGGTGGTAAGGGTACAAAGACAAGATGTGGTCCCCCAAACAAGGATTTTATAATATATTGGGGAAGGAGCAGACAAACACATTTAAGCAAGTAAGTGCATGGAGTTCATTTGAACATGGGATAAAGATAAGGACTAAGTTTTGGGGGAATCCCAAGGAGACAAACAATGGTCAGTTGTTCTTCAGAGTGATAGGGAAAGACTACTGCAGGGGAGGTGATGCAAATTGAGATTTGAGGGATAAATAGACATTTGCTAGAGGAAAAGTGCAGTAAGAGTATTCTTGAGAGAACAAGGACTACAATGGTGCAGAGGAGCAGAAAGAACATGTCCTCTGGGGAACCACAACTAGTTCAAATAGCGTTTGGCTTGAGGTAGGGAAGCTAGACTGCAAAGGACTTGTAAATCAGGTTAAGGAAAATGGTCTTCACTTTATCAATACTGGAGAGCCACTGAAAGATTTAAAGCAGTAGTATAATGtaataatatttatgttttacaaCTGTGGGGAATAGATTAAAGAGAAAGGGCATTCCAGAAGGCAGTGAGAGCTGTGAGGAGCTGTTGCAGGTGAGAAAGATGCTGAGGAATGCCTTGGATTAGGGCTGTGGGCAACAGAGGTACAAGTTGATTTGAGCCTGTTAAATTTGCAATAGAATCAACAAGAATTGGTGATAAGGATGTGGTGGAGTCAGTGAAGAAGTGGGAGGAACACAGATTTCTACCTTGGATTGCTGAGTGCATGATGATGCCAGTCATGGAAGAGAGAACATACGAGAAAAAGTTTTGGAGGAGAAGTTGATGAGTTCAATGAGTTTGATTTTGCTCTTTGAGTTTGAGGGTCTACCATCCAGGTGGTCATGTTCCTTTGTCTTCAacaaacttctctttcagatcccaatttaaatataatttcattagCCTTCCATTATGCCCACACTGGTTTAGGTCCACTGCCTCACACTGCCAAAGCATCCTATACTCCTTTGTGGCACACATCATGGTTgtaattttaatcatttatccAGCATCTGTCTTCTGCCATCACACTATAAGTAAGCCCTATGAGATCAGAGACTGGGTTCCAGGTCTGTTTGTCCCCAGCATTGTATACCCAGtacttagcacagttcctggcacggCAAATATTAACTGAAGGAACCAATGTCCTGTAGGTCAATGGACACACAAGTGTGTAGCCCAGGAGACATCTGGGCTAGAGAGGTGAATGTGAGAATTATCAGCATATTAGACATAGTTAAAGCTATAAGAGAAAATTAGATGTCTAAAGAAAAGTGACTTAGAAATGGATTGGGTCCATGATAAAACTCTCAACGACAACAGTATTTAAAGGGctggtagggaattccctggtgatccagtggttagaactccatgcttccactgcagggtacCGGTTGgatgcctggttggggaactaagatcccacatgccgtgcagcatgtccaaaaattaaacaaagatacaaataaataaataaagggctgGCAGAAGAAGAGGTGTCTTCAAGCGTGCCTGAGAAGGAACATCGGTAAGGAGGGTAGCAGAAATAATAAAAGGGACTAGACTACCAGCAGTGATTCTGATAAGGAGTAGGGAGGGAGAATTAGAGAAATTAAGTGGGACAGATTATCAGGAGTGCTGGCTGTCAGACTGAAAAGTTTGGGTTTGGACCCTTAAGCAACAGGAGTGGCTGAATTTTGTCTTGGAAATGGCACCATCATCAATTTCCAAGCCTCTGGCAGCAACAGTCCTCTCAGATTTGAGTTTTGCACTTTTTCAGCTGCTCTAGTCATTGTTCATTCAGGCCAAGGATGAGAgtgggaaaagggggaaaagcaTTTCAGATGGGGAAATGGCATGTGCAGAAGGCCCAGAGGGGAGACTACACTGCATTTGAGGTACTGGAAAGAGTCTAACATGGTCAGAACTGACTTGCTGGGGAAAAAAGGCTGGAATAATGTTTCAGATAATGGAGGTTTGGGCCAGAGCCTGGAGGGATTAGCCAGAAGTTTGGCCTTTGTGCTGACAGCAGTGGGAGCTGTGACTGAATTTTCAGCCAACTTGCCTTTAGGTGAAATTGCCTGTAGGTGAAATTACTCTAGCTGGACTATACAGAATGTGTCAACAGAATGCCCCAGCTTGCCTTAggacttcttttgtttttttttttggcagcaccgcatggcatgtgggatcttagttcctggaccagggatcgaacccatgcaccgtgctgtggaagcacggagtcttaaccactggaccgccaggataGTCCTGCCTTAGGACTTCTAAATAcacagagagattgagagaggaAGTTAGAAAGATGGATAGGTTGATAGATGGATGGCTAGATAGATACTGAAAATGGGGATCAAATGAAAGTTTACAGATTGAATGTTGAGACTTGCCCCAGACTCCCTCTTCACCCAGCTCTGAGATTACCTACAACCAGGCTTACACTCTCCAGGCAGGAGTTTGGAAGCATCTTCTCTGGGAAATCTAACCAGACAAGGAAAAAGACCTAATGGTACTGACATCAGGGGTTCCTCAAGGAAATGGCCTCATGGCTCACCCTATAGTAAAGTTCACGGTCCACATGCCTCCCTACATCCCATACAGACACACTCACAGTTTCCAATCAGTGCCTTGGTGTCCTGATCTTAAATATGAGCAGACAACTGAGGATTACCAGACATTTGAggaaagactttaaaatgaaagacGGAggccaaaacaaagaaagaaggaaaagtttaGAAGAAATACAGACTACAcaaggagaaaaacatttttaaaaaaacctgtgaTGGATATTCTCAGATAAGAAAAGAACATATatccatgaaacaaaaacaatgtttttaaaatgcagagaataaaagagagttcttagaaattaaaaacatgagagcaaaaataaaaattcagtagaaGGAGGTATGAAATGTGcaacatgataaaaataattaacatcgCTGtacgttatatatgaaagttgttaagttctcatcacaaaaaattttttatttctttaattttgtaactgtatgagatgatagatgttcactaaacttattgtgataatcacttcatgatgtaagtaaatcaaatcattatgcggcacaccttaaacttatacagtgctgttatgtcgattatatctcattaaaactggaagaaaaataaataaataaaatcaattaggGGAATTAAAAAATTTCAGTAGAAGGGttggaaaatagaaattaaagaaatctcCCAGAAAGTAGAGCCAGAAAATGAAGGAGatggggaaaaaggaaagaaaaaaaaatttgtttttaattataggaTTAGTCCATGGGATTCAACatctgaataaaaacaaaagttccaGAAAGAGATCACAGAGATAATGGAGGGAGAAAATcatccaaaaaataataataaaaattttaaatgttttcataacTGAAGAACATGAGTTTCCAGATTGCAAAGACCCACTGAGAAAACACTAAGACATTTCCATGGAAGATTTCAGAATGCTAGGATAAAGAGATGATCCTAAAAGCTGTGGttggggaaagagggaaggaaaataaaaataagcttcaTACATAGGATTCAGAATAAGAAATTTCAGGTTTCTGAACAGCAATACAGCAAACTTTCAGTTTCTGAAGCTCGAAGACAATGGagaaatgccttcaaaattcttaGGGTAAATTACTTCCAATCTAATATTTGATACCCATCCATACTGTCAATTAAGTACAAGAGTAGAACAGACATTTTCAGACTTGTAAGGTTCCAACAAATTTACCTCCCAGGCATCCTTTCTCAAGAAACTCCATCAAAGTAAACCGAGAAAGGTGAGTACATAGGTTCTGGGAAACAGGCTGTCAAGAGCGGGGCAAAGGTCCCTAAGATGGATGTGAAAGGAGACTCCAACAGTGCAGCCTAAAGATCAGACTGTGTGCTGGAGCAGGTCTAAGGGCTCCGTGAGAAAGTTCTTCAAAATGAAATAGATCAAATTCCTTACGTGTTTGTATATTCTTAAGAAGAGATTAACATAACTAAGGGAGAACTGGGGGATAAATTAGAGTACGcagaaaactaagcaaatgaaTATAGGAGACAAGGCAAGTATTAATTTcagggaaaacaaaaatgatgcaagaaagaagggcttccctggtggcgcagtggttgagaatctgcctgctaattcaggggacacgggttcgagccctggtctgggaagatcccacatgccaaggagcaactaggcccgtgagccacaattactgagcctgcgcgtctggagcctgtgctccgcaacaagagaggccgcgatagtgagaggcccgcgcatcgcgatgaagagtggcccccgcttgccgcaactagagaaagccctcacacagaaacgaagacccaacgcagccaaaaataaataaattaattaattaattaattaaaaaagaaagaaaaacacctgTAACAATCCTCATGGCTCAACTGTGAAGAGCATTTGCATAATCATAACATGTAAATACGAAACACAGATCCATCCAGAGTTATGATATAATattggaaggatggaaggatgggaAGTAGGGATGGGGTGAAAGAGGGGTTGGAAAAGAGGGTTAGCAATGGGAGGTCAATACTAGTGCTCGAAACAGAAACATCAAGAAGTAGCAatatctggacttccctggtggtgtagtggttaagaatccgcctgccaatgctaggggacacgggttcgaaccctggtccgggaagatcccacatcttcagagcaactaagcccgtgtgccacaactactgaagcccacgtgcctagagcccgtgctccgcaacaagagaagccactgcggtgagaagcctgcgcaccgcaacgaagagtagcttccattcgccgcaactagagaaagcccgtgcgcagcaacgaagacccaatgcggccaaaaaaaaaaaaaaaaaaaaaagtagcaatatCTGTATGCCATTTTGAATTTGAAATATGAAGGTGAATACAAACCCCCCCCCCATaacaatacaatttaaaaactcaattgAACATGATTGACTCTGAAGAGTTAGGGGAATTGGGAGACTACTGTTTTCTTATATAGGTCTTGTAGAGATATTTGACACTTTAAATAGTGTACTGTATatctatgattaaaaaaaaaataaccccatGGAAGGGGGTAGTTACAGAAGGAGGCTGGGAGATCAGTTAGGAGGTTATAGCAATTTTCAAAGAGAGGTGATAGTGGGAGTGGGGTTAGGGATGTGGACAGATTTGAGagatatttttctctattctttctttaaaaatccttcccCCTAAATGCCCTCCCCTCTGTTCTCCCTGGAATGGCCAGAACCCAGGTGATTTTCACTCTATACTAGTCAGCCCCAGCACTTAATAGAATCacccaacaggaggttaatgaAGTGATGAGTGGGTGGGAGACCATGGGGTGGCTGCAGAATGGATTGATGCTGGGGTGCAAAGACACCCTATGAAAACTGGTAAGATCTGGGTCAGGATGAGCGAATAACAAAAAACAAGTGTAAACTCcgaaaagcaaagacaaaacagGACGGGGGCAAGATACATTTTGGAAATATTAAGTTTCCTTGTTcatactcttatttatttatttttggctgtgttgggtctttgtttctgtgctgagggctttctcgagttgcggtGAGACGCGCATAgtcgctctgcggtatgtgggatcttcccagaccagggctcgaacccatgttccctgtattggcaggcagattcttaaccaccgcgccaccagggaagccctcctagttCATACTCTTTTCTTCTGCATTagcatttaaagttttatttattcatttttctgaagTACTACATGGGCGAGGCACAAAATTCAGAAGATCCAAAGTGGTATGGGGAAGAGTCCCCTTCCTTCCGTTACCTGGACACCCAGTTCCTCTCCCTGGAAGCAACCACTCTCTGCTTGTTTGTGTGTCCTTCCAGAAATAACTCATTCTGAGTTCAGTTTTAAAAGTGCCGTCAAAAGATAACTTGTTCATGTTAAAAAGATATTCATCCCTGCCAGATTAGATGAGCCAAGGGTATGAAACTGGATTCTTCTGGCTCCCATTTGTGGAAGGGGCTGACAAGCTTCATTATTTCTCAATCAAGTTTGTCCTAAAGGCCCATCTGTTGTAAACTCGTTTTAAGGGCCCAAAATTGGCACCCCTCTGGAAGAATTTGGGCATTTGAAGTGTTGTTTGGCTGAATTgtatttttttgggtttttttttttttttttttttttttttttttgcgatacgcgggcctctcactgttgtggcctcttccgttgcggagcacaggctccggacgcacaggctcagcggccatggctcacgggcccagccactccgcggcatgtgggatcttcccagaccggggcacgaacccgtgtcccctgcatcggcaggcggacgctcaaccactgcgccaccagggaagccctgtattttttaaaaattttgaattttgagatGGATCTTCAACTCTCTAGACTCCATGGATCCTGTTTTTTACAATTTACACATGTATGTTACCTTCTTGTCCACTTTCAGTGTCTAAATTATGACCGTTTAACCAATGGTTCCTCCACAAGAGGAATAATATGTCACCACTGAAAGTGATGATGTGTTTAATAACTTAGGCAGATGTTTCTGAtttattgttaaatgaaaaaacatgTTGCAAAAGAGTTGATCCCATAAATCCCCACACACTTAACtaactgtatgtatatatgtacattgaaaaaaatctaaagaatcaATACCAAAGGGTTAAGAGTAGAGATGTAAGTAAGgctatggattttatttttatatgtcccTTCAAACTTCTCTACAACAAACCTGCATTACGAAATATGATGAAAGTAGGAAATGAACCTGTTTCCCTTCTTGTCTCCATGCGTCCTAAAGGTTTGTTTTGGTTCTGCTGAACTGAAAATAAAGGCTTTGtgacttttgaaaaagaaaaagcactcgCTAGGTGAGTGGATTTTTTGAAAAGTTGGGGCCAGTGGTCCTTCCCAGTGTCCCTAAAATGCCACCACCAGGTGGCAACCTGCTCCGTCTGTTGAGTCGGTGGGCCTGCCTCAGTCTCGGATTCTACACAGCCCAGTCCAGACACTGGAGGCCTTTGTCTGGGTCCCAAGCCCGAGCAACAAGCCTGATATGTGTGCTAGAGGCCAGAGTCAATACTCTGGTCCATTGTGGGTGAAAGTCATCTTAGGCCCACTTTTATCCCCAGGAGCAACATCCACTGACCAGAAGACACTGAGGAAGGGTCGTAATAACTGAAGCTTGTCACATCCTCAATTCCTCCACCCAACACCACATCAACACATGggaattctcatttatttttcaccctTAACAAGGAGGTGGGAAGCCTTGCCTCTTCCTCACCTCTGTTCTTTCCGTCTGGGAGTATTCACTTCcaaccctccttcccttccttcaggGAGGCCTTGGTCAGTGGAGGCAGTCTCTGAGGACTGCTTGAGCTGGTGGGGATGAAGAAGCTGAAATAGAGATCCGCAAGGGATGGCGTCACTTTCCTGCCAACTCCCTCATCACCTCTCCTTCAAAGCGAAAGCAGTGCCAACCTTCAGCTTCCGTCAGATCTTGGGCTCCTAGGGCCTTATACAAGTCCATAGCCCCCTTGTTCCAGTCTAGGACTGCCAGGCGGAGCTGGGAGCAGCCCTTATCCAGGGCCACCTGTGGGAGAAGACACCACTCACTTTCctgggtcaaaaaggaaaagacttgCTCGCCCTCCATTCAACCCAGGTGCCTCCCATACAGCTTTGCTTTGCCAGGGCCCAGCCTGTAGCCCCATCCCTCTCCTCACCTCAGCCACTTTTTTGATTATTTTGGAGCCAATCCCCTGACCTGATGTggggagaaaaaggcaaaaagaggGATCGTCTGAGTTGAAGGGGACCAGAAAAGACCATAGGCTAGGATTAAGAGGCAAGGGATGGTGGTCCAGTCTATGGGTTGCTTTTCTCCCATCCCGGCCTCTGCCCAGTACCCCGATACTCTGGCTTCACGTAGATGTCTTCCAGATAAATGTTTCGTCCCTTCCATGTGCTGTAGATGAAGTAGTATAGCCCATAGCCCACCACACAGGgccctgagagagaaaaaaagaagggtcAGGCCGCTGGGCACGTAGGGGAGAGACCTTTGAGGCTGACTGGAGAAGGCAcctctgagatcagggtgctCTTACCCTGTGGCTCCCCGGACGCAGGAAGAATCTCTGCTACCAAACAGTGATAGAAAGGATTCTCTCCAAAGCCATCTGCTCTCAGGGCTGCAGAGATCGGAGTTGTGAcaaagagatagagaaagaagGCCTGGGTGTGTGCCCAGTCTGGAGTTACTGCCTGGGGAACCCATCCGTCACTTCCACCCCAGCCTCCGTCAGGACTCAGGTGTTGGGCCCGTACCTTCTTCACTGATCTTCACCTGGTCTGAGAGTTTCTCGTACTCAGCGAGTTCCTACAGCGTGCGGACAGAGGCTAGATTAAGGCAGGAGGGCCTCACTGCTCCCTAAGCAGGAGCCCTGGGCGcgctcctccctctgctcccacctcctccttcccgTCCCCACTCCAGCAGCGCCGCTCTGACCCCCTCTGGGACCCCGGTTTCCGGCCCGCAGCCCTCACCCGAATCAGCCTCAGGATATTTCCACAGTCTCCCTCCTTGGCTTCTCGGATCAGCACGGAAGCCATCCCGATCTCCACCGTCTGGAACCGAAGTCCAGGATCCCCACTTCCTTTCTGCAGGACCGGACGAAGAGCAACGGGGACCCTTTAAGGGGCCTCCAAATTCGGATCCCGGAAAGCcgggggagtggtggggagcgagGTGGTGGGGGAGCCGCGGGCTGGGAAGCAGAAGCCCGATTCCGGCTGCCGCGGGGCGGAGAGAGTGGTGGGACTAGCGGTCCGCACGGCCTGGTAGCCCCTAATTTCGGGCCCCTACAGCGCGCACCTGCCAGCCAATCAGCTTGCAGAGCAGGCATGTCCCCGCCCCCCGCGCACCCGCCGCCCCCCAGCTCTAACCCTATGGCCGGGTCTCTTGACCGCACACCCCGCAGGGGTCAAGGCTGGACTGCCGAGGCTTCCTCGTTGTTGTTATCTGGGTGTTCCAGCCTCCGTTGGAGAAACTCCACGGCTCAAAAGATACCTCCTTCTTTAACTGAAGTGTGCAGTGATACCTCCTCTACCTTTCACCCCAACTCACCCATTCCAGCCCATCCAGACTCGGGGTGAGCCCCAAGACCTCCAACTCTTGCCTACTGGCTCAAAGTGTTACTCCTCTTGGGGGCATTTGTATTTTAAGATGGGTCAGGGAGAGGGTGATGAATTTCTACTGGTAAATGGTTAGGCCTTGTAGTCGACGGCTAAGAGAAGATAATGGGCGGGGGGAGGGACCAGGACTCTTAGTATCCACTGAAACACACTCAGAGACAATACCTCCCTATGCAGCAAGCCTCAGAGGCCTGGGAAAATACTAAGGGAAGAGCTCAGAGCagataccaggcactgtgcctgTATCATCTCGATTCATCCTCATTCACAGCAACTCTGGAAAGCaagtatttttcacattttgCAGACAAGGACACTAAAGCACACAGGTGGGgtgacttgcccacagtcacccAGCTAGTATTTGGGATTCCATGTCTCACAGCTCTAGGCCTTATGGAGGATGCTACTTGGGGATCTGGGCATGTCTGTTTCTAGATCTCATATTTGTCCTCAAGGCAGCCTCCACAGGTGGGCAGAAGGCTTGGAGGACCCAGGTCAGGCTCTAGAAGGAGAGGGGAAGTGAGGTGTCCTCTCCCAGCTCAGAAACCTTCTCAGCAGTGGGGGAGGGTAGTGGAGGAACTCTGTTCCTCACTCCATTTGTCCTCAGAGGGGCCGTAGGGTCAGTGGCCCTGTCTCCTGCCCCCCTTCTTCCCCCGGGGCAACATTTAACCCTCCACCAACCATGTGTGATGCTGCCTGCCCCCACGCATTCTCCTCAGAGTtgtctgaggcacagagaggaccGCGGCTGATTATGGAGAGCGGAGGTCCACCGGCCACATGGCATgggctgccgctgctgctgctactgctgcctCCCAGCCATGAAGGATGAGCCGTGAGACATACTCTCCCCAGACAGGTACAGGAGCAGGACAGGGCGCTAAGCCCTGTGTGTGTTTAAGTGAGCTACACTTTAGctctgctctcttcctttctttcctcctctggacTTGTAGCAGTGCTTCTCCCTCCTGTCTGTCTCTGGCACATCTTATTTcagcttgtttatttttctctctggcaGAGGACTCAGGACCGGCCTGCTCTGCACCTCAGCAATGGCCCTGGACAAGAACTTGTAACCATCATGACCTTTAACCTCACCAAGATCATAAAGTATGGGGTTGACCTAATTCTTTGACCTAGTCCCCTGACCTCACCCTCTCTCCATcagctcctctctctctttttttttttgctttatttaattgaagtatagttgatttacaatgttgcgttagtttctggggtacagcaaagtgattgagttttatatatacatgtatttatgatacatgttatatatatatattctttttcaggttcttttgcattatggtttattacaagatattgaatatagtttcctgtgctatacagtaggaccttgttgcttatttttattttccaaaaatattctttattgagGTCATTGCTcctaaaacagaagcaaaaagcaGAGACCAAACTTGGTAGTaagatgtgattaaaaaaaaaaaaagatgataaaatataagCTGGCACATTTCAAGGAATAAGCAACAGaagttgcttatctattttatatatagtagtttgtatctgttaatccaaactcccaatgtatccctccccaccttcccctttggtagccatgagtttgttttttatgtctgtgagtctttctgttttgcaaataagttcatttgtatcagtttttaaattccacttgtaagtgatagcatatggtattttgtctttgtctgatttacttcgcttagtatgatcatctctaggtccatccatgttgctgcaaatggcattgtttcattcttaaatatttatttatttatttggctgtgctgggtcttatttgcagcatgtgggatctttgttgcggcattcaggatctttagttgccgcatgtgggatctagttccctgaccagggatggaacccaggccccctgcactgggagcttggagtcttaaccactggaccaccaaggaagtccttgtttcattctttttcatggcagagtaatatcccattgcatacatgtaccacatcttctttatctattcatctatcgatggacatttaggttgcttccatgtctttgctattataaacagtgcacCAGCCCCGCTCTTTTCCCTGTCTCCctgtccttctctctccctgtaCTCCAATTCCCTCAACCTCACATCTATGCTCAAAGAGCACACCCCATACCCAGTCTTTCCTTCTGTGTCCTTCCAGAACCTCCTCCTCCTTTGAGTTTCGGACCTGGGATCCAGAGGGAGTGATTTTTTATGGTGATACCAATCCAGAGGATGACTGGTTTGTGCTGGGACTTCGGGATGGGAGGCCTGAGATCCAGCTTCATAATCACTGGGCCCAACTTACAGTGCGTGCTGGACCCCGGCTGGACGATGGGAGGTGGCACCAGGTAAGCCAGATTTGGTCCTGAGGGAGGGGTGTCTTGAGCTGGTGTGAGGAAGGGAATGGAACCAAGTTATTGGGCATCTCTTTACCATTGTCTTCTCATTGAATCCACACAAAAGCCCcatgaaattgcttttttttttttttttttggccacacctcttgacatgcgggatcttagttccctgaccagggattaaacccgtgccccccacagtggaagcacagagtctttttttttttttaatataattttatttatttttttggctgcattgggtctttgttgcggtgcgcaggcttctcattgtggtggcttctcttgttgaggagcacgggctctaggcgtgcgggcttcagtagttgtagcacgcaggctcagtagttgtggctcacgggctctagagcgcaggctcagtagttgtggcacacaagcttagtttctccaagacatgtgggatcttcccggaccagggatcgaacccgtgtcctctgcattggcaggcagattctgaaccactgcaccaccagggaagtcccggaattgcagagtcttaaccactagaccgccagggaagtcccagaagttgCTATTCTTGTCCCCATTTTTTCAGAAGGGAGTTCTGAGGCTTTGTTAGTATGTAAGGGACAAGTCCAGAGTGAGCTGCGGATGCCAGCTGACTCTTCAAGTACATGTTCTTTCTGCCATACCAGACTGCCTCTGGTAGGTTCAAGTCTTTTTTCGTAGATGGTtgctcagcagttagttgtgattttggtgtcttcatgagaggaggtgagctcaagtccttctactctgccatcttcagtATGGCATTTTCTAGACTGCCTCTGAAGAAAGTGGTGGAGGCAGGCCCCAGGAACCTCtgattcttcttctctttttcttcttgcagATGGAAGTGAAGATCCATGCGGATTCTGTGATGCTAGGGCTGGATGGGGAGGAGGTGCTGCATCTGAGACAGGTCTCTGGGCCACTGGCGCACAAACCCCAGCCCATCGTGAAGATTGTTCTGGGGGTGCTGCTCTTCCCTGCCTCCAAACTCTGGTTGCGGGTAGCTGCGTCACAGGGGCAGGAACCATGACCAAACCTCGTAAAGCATTGCTGGCTGGGTGGCCCTGGGGGTCTAAGTCCACACTTCAAGGAGGGGGTATGGGGTGAGAGCTGCATGGGGGAGGCCAAATGCTTGCATCTTGGAGGAGAATAAACAGGGTGGGAGTCTGGGACTGGCGCTCAGATATCCTGATTCCAGCATCCCCCGCATCTTCCCTTCCCCACACGGGCTCCAGCTGGTCCCTGCCCTGGATGGCTGCCTGCGCCGGGAAGACTGGCTGGACCAGCAGGCCCAGACCTCAGCATCTGTCCCCACTAGTCTCAGAAGCTGTGCTGTAGAGTCTCAACCTGGGATATTCTTCCCGCCAGGGACTGGTGCAGAATTCAGTCTCGAAGGTAAAGGTTATTTTCCCCTCCATGGCCAGCTCTGTGTCCATTTCCCTCCAGCACCAGCCCCTTCTCTCCATGAATCCCCAGCCTTCAGACCTCAGGAGGGTCATTTCTCCCCCCAGACATTCCCTGGCCTCATGTAGAGCCCTGGGCCTTCTCCTTGGACCTGGGACTCCAGCTAGCAGCAGGCTCAGGCCACCTCCTTGCCCTTGGGACCCCAGAAAACCCTTTCTGGCTCAGCCTCCACCTCC is a window encoding:
- the SAT2 gene encoding thialysine N-epsilon-acetyltransferase isoform X2, which codes for MASVLIREAKEGDCGNILRLIRELAEYEKLSDQVKISEEALRADGFGENPFYHCLVAEILPASGEPQGPCVVGYGLYYFIYSTWKGRNIYLEDIYVKPEYRGQGIGSKIIKKVAEVALDKGCSQLRLAVLDWNKGAMDLYKALGAQDLTEAEASSSPPAQAVLRDCLH
- the SAT2 gene encoding thialysine N-epsilon-acetyltransferase isoform X1, whose amino-acid sequence is MASVLIREAKEGDCGNILRLIRELAEYEKLSDQVKISEEALRADGFGENPFYHCLVAEILPASGEPQGPCVVGYGLYYFIYSTWKGRNIYLEDIYVKPEYRGQGIGSKIIKKVAEVALDKGCSQLRLAVLDWNKGAMDLYKALGAQDLTEAEGWHCFRFEGEVMRELAGK
- the SAT2 gene encoding thialysine N-epsilon-acetyltransferase isoform X3, which gives rise to MASVLIREAKEGDCGNILRLIRELAEYEKLSDQVKISEEGPCVVGYGLYYFIYSTWKGRNIYLEDIYVKPEYRGQGIGSKIIKKVAEVALDKGCSQLRLAVLDWNKGAMDLYKALGAQDLTEAEGWHCFRFEGEVMRELAGK
- the SHBG gene encoding LOW QUALITY PROTEIN: sex hormone-binding globulin (The sequence of the model RefSeq protein was modified relative to this genomic sequence to represent the inferred CDS: substituted 1 base at 1 genomic stop codon) produces the protein MCDAACPHAFSSELSEAQRGPRLIMESGGPPATWHGLPLLLLLLPPSHEGXAVRHTLPRQRTQDRPALHLSNGPGQELVTIMTFNLTKIIKTSSSFEFRTWDPEGVIFYGDTNPEDDWFVLGLRDGRPEIQLHNHWAQLTVRAGPRLDDGRWHQMEVKIHADSVMLGLDGEEVLHLRQVSGPLAHKPQPIVKIVLGVLLFPASKLWLRLVPALDGCLRREDWLDQQAQTSASVPTSLRSCAVESQPGIFFPPGTGAEFSLEDIPWPHVEPWAFSLDLGLQLAAGSGHLLALGTPENPFWLSLHLQDQKVVLSSVSGPGLDLPLILGITLQLKLTVSKVVLSQGTKKEILALPPMGPAPLLNLWAETQGRLFLEALPGEASSASFCLDGLRAQGQRLDMDRALSRSQDIWTHSCPQSPGNGTDTTITSPPKNLL